In Microbacterium sp. No. 7, the genomic window GAAGGCGCGCAAGCACGCCGCCCTCAACCCGTTCGCCCAGTACCGCACGGAGGTCACGGTCGAGGAGGTGCTCGCCGCCCGGCCGATCGCCGATCCGCTGACCCTGCCGATGTGCTGCCCGACCGGCGACGGCGCGGCGGTCGTGGTGCTCGCCTCGGAGCGCGCCCGCGCGCGCCTGGGGGCGACGAGGTCGATGCGCATCGCGGCGTCGGTGCTGCACTCGGGCTTCGTCGCCGAGGGCTTCCGCGACATGACCAAGCCCGAGATCACCTACGAGTCCGCGCGCGACGCCTACGCGATGGCCGGCATCGAGGCGAAGGACCTCGACATGATCGAGTGCCACGACGCCTTCTCGATCGCCGAGATCGTCTACTACGAGGCCCTGGGCCTCACCGAGCACGGCACGGGCGTCGGCCTGCTGCGCGACGGCAGGACGACGTTCGGCGGCGACGTCGTCGTGAACCCGAGCGGCGGCCTGCTCTCCCGCGGGCACCCCGTCGGCGCGAGCGGCACGGCGCAGATCGCCGAGGCCTTCTGGCAGCTCACCGGCACCGCCGGCGACCGCCAGATCGACGACGCGCGCTGGGCCCTCACGCACGTCACGGGCGGCGGCACCGCGGGCCTCGACCACGGCGCCTGCACGATCCACGTCTTCGAGGCCGTGTGAGGACGATGGACCAGCCCCCTCTGAAAGGCATCCGCGTCGTCGACCTCACGACCTTCCTCTCCGGGCCGTCTGCGACGCAGCTGCTCGGCGACCTGGGAGCCGAGATCATCAAGGTCGAGTCGCTCGACGGCGACTCGAGCCGGGCGATCGTCGGCCCCGAGCTGGACGGCGAGAGCGCCTACTTCCTCGCGAACAACCGCAACAAGCGCAGCATCGCGATCGACCTGAAGTCGCCGCGCGGCGTCGAGGTCATGAGGCGCCTGATCGCCGACGCGGACGTGGTCGTCGAGAACTTCCGCCCCGGCGTGTGCGCGCGGCTCGGGCTCGACCCGGACGAGCTCACGGCGGCGCACCCCTCGCTCGTGTGGGTCGCGATCAGCGGCTTCGGCCAGGAGGGGCCGCTGCGCGACCGGCCGGCGTACGACATGGTCGTGCAGGCCCTCAGCGGCGTGATGAGCCTCACCGGGCATCCGGGCGCGCCGGCGGCCCGGCTCGGCATCCCGGCCGGCGACGTCGTCGCGGGGATGTACGCCGTGATCGGCGTCGTCTCGGCGCTCTACGCGCGCGCCGAGACCGGCCGCGGCCGCATCATCGACGTGTCGATGCTGCGCGGCCAGCTCGCGATGCTCTCCTACCAGGCCGTGTACACGAACATCACGAACGTGGCGCCCGGCCCGCAGGGCGCCGGCCACGACTCGATCGCCACCTACCGCTCGTTCCGCGGCGGCGACGGGCGCGAGTTCGTCGTGACCGCCAACACCCCGCGCATGTGGGAGGGGCTCTGCCGCACGCTCGGCGTCGAGGAGCTCGTCGCCGACGAGCGCTACCTCGACGCGGCGAGCCGCCTGCGCAATCGCGAGTCGCTCTGGGCCGTGCTGGAGGCGCGCTTCGCCGAGCGCCCGGCGGCCGAGTGGGTCGCGCTGCTCACCGAGGCGCAGGTGCCCGTCGCGCCCGTGAAGAACGTGCTCGAGGCGCTGGCCGACGCGCGCGCGGCCGGCGACGGCACGCTCGTGACGGTCGGCAACGGCGTCGCGGAGTTCGAGAACGTCGCCACGCCGATCACCTTCGTGGGCGCGGAGCAGGTGGAGCCCTCGTACCCTCCCCTGCTCGGAGAGCACACCGTGAGCATCCTGCGCGACGAGCTCGGGCTCGACGACCGCGAGATCGACGAGCTCGTCGCGGACGGCGTCGTCGTGGCATCCGGCGTCTCGGCCTCGGTCGCCTGAGGACAGCGCACCGCACGACGACGCACGCAGAGAACGGAGGAGGGGGCCAGATGATCTGGCCCCCTCCTCCGTTCTCTGCGCATCCCTGCCGAGCCCTGCCGGTCTCCGCGCTGGTCAGCCCTCGGCGAGCGCGAGCGCCCGGCTCGGGCAGATCTGCACGGCGAGGCGCGCGCGATCGCGCTCCTCGTCGGTGCCGGGCTCATCGCGCACGACGATCACCTTGCCGTCGTCGTCCTGGTCGAAGGCGTCGGGGTCGGTGAAGACGCACTGCCCCGACCCCATGCACGTCGCCCGGTCGGCCGTGATCCGCACGGTCACCACTCCACGGGGAGCTCGTACAGCCCGTAGTTGCCGAGCGTCTTGAACCGCAGCTCCGACACCGGCACGGCGAGCCGCAGCGTCGGCACGCGGCGGATCAGCGCGTCGAGCACGATCTCCAGCTCCAGGCGGGCCACGTTCTGGCCGAGGCACTGGTGCGGGCCGAACCCGAAGGCGACGTGGTTGCGGGCGCCGCGCGTGAAGTCGATGCGGTGCGGGTCGGGGAAGACGTCGGGGTCGCGGTTGGCCGTGTTGGCGAGCGCGTACACGACGGAGCCCGACGGGATCGTGACGCCGTGCACCTCGAGGTCGTCCAGGGCGAGGCGCATGCCGCCGACCTCGGCGATCGTGAAGTAGCGCAGCAGCTCCTCCACGGCCCCGGGGACGAGCTTCGGGTCGTCGCGGAGCTGCTGCAGCAGCTCGGGCCGGTCGAGCAGCGTCATGACCGCGAGCGAGATCATGTTGCTCGTCGTCTCGTGACCCGCGATGAGCAGGAGGAAGCCGAGCCCGATCGCCTCGTCGCGGGGCGCTCCGGCGGCGAGCTGCCTGCTCAGGATGTCGTCGCCCGGGTTCTCGATGCGGTCGTCGACGAGGGTCGCGATGTAGTCGCGGATCGCGGTGGACGCCGCGGCCCGCTCCTCGAGGTCGGCGGTCGGCTCGGTGAACGTCGCGGTGCTGTTCTGGAAGAACTCGTGGTCCTCGTACGGGACGCCGAGCATGTCGGCGATCACCATCGAGGGGACGGGGAGCGAGAGGAGGGTGACGAGGTCGCCGCCGCTGCCGCTCGCGAGCATGGCGTCGATCGTGTCGGCGACGATCTCCTCGACCCGCGGACGCATCGCGGCGACCTTCTTGACCGTGAACTCGCCCATGATGCGGCCGCGCTGCACGGAGTGCTCGGGCGGGTCCATGGCGATGATCTGCCCCGCGTGCGTGTCGGGGGAGTACGCGAGGTGCGCCGGATGCGCGGGGTTGGCGCGATCGGAGCTGAACCTCGTGTTGGCGAGCATCGCGCGCACGTCCTCGAGCTTCGTGACGGCCCACACGGCGCCGCCGCGCGACGGCCAGTCGAGCTCGGCGACGGGCTGCTCCGTCTGGAGCCGCAGGTGCTGCTCGGGCGGGTCGTACGGGTCGGTGCGCTGGTCGGAGAACGTGGTCT contains:
- a CDS encoding ferredoxin, producing MTVRITADRATCMGSGQCVFTDPDAFDQDDDGKVIVVRDEPGTDEERDRARLAVQICPSRALALAEG
- a CDS encoding thiolase family protein: MSENVYVISAAMIPFGKYRSSSYVGLALPPLVDALKGAGIDKSDVGAVYVGHSYGGMMTGQRICKEIGLGTIPTVNVDNACSSGATAVHEAWRAIAEGVVDVAVVIGVEKLTQFGGGMLPLSPEDREVKQGIVMPAVYAMRANRYMHDFGATAEDLALVSVKARKHAALNPFAQYRTEVTVEEVLAARPIADPLTLPMCCPTGDGAAVVVLASERARARLGATRSMRIAASVLHSGFVAEGFRDMTKPEITYESARDAYAMAGIEAKDLDMIECHDAFSIAEIVYYEALGLTEHGTGVGLLRDGRTTFGGDVVVNPSGGLLSRGHPVGASGTAQIAEAFWQLTGTAGDRQIDDARWALTHVTGGGTAGLDHGACTIHVFEAV
- a CDS encoding CaiB/BaiF CoA transferase family protein; protein product: MDQPPLKGIRVVDLTTFLSGPSATQLLGDLGAEIIKVESLDGDSSRAIVGPELDGESAYFLANNRNKRSIAIDLKSPRGVEVMRRLIADADVVVENFRPGVCARLGLDPDELTAAHPSLVWVAISGFGQEGPLRDRPAYDMVVQALSGVMSLTGHPGAPAARLGIPAGDVVAGMYAVIGVVSALYARAETGRGRIIDVSMLRGQLAMLSYQAVYTNITNVAPGPQGAGHDSIATYRSFRGGDGREFVVTANTPRMWEGLCRTLGVEELVADERYLDAASRLRNRESLWAVLEARFAERPAAEWVALLTEAQVPVAPVKNVLEALADARAAGDGTLVTVGNGVAEFENVATPITFVGAEQVEPSYPPLLGEHTVSILRDELGLDDREIDELVADGVVVASGVSASVA
- a CDS encoding cytochrome P450 — its product is MTKTTFSDQRTDPYDPPEQHLRLQTEQPVAELDWPSRGGAVWAVTKLEDVRAMLANTRFSSDRANPAHPAHLAYSPDTHAGQIIAMDPPEHSVQRGRIMGEFTVKKVAAMRPRVEEIVADTIDAMLASGSGGDLVTLLSLPVPSMVIADMLGVPYEDHEFFQNSTATFTEPTADLEERAAASTAIRDYIATLVDDRIENPGDDILSRQLAAGAPRDEAIGLGFLLLIAGHETTSNMISLAVMTLLDRPELLQQLRDDPKLVPGAVEELLRYFTIAEVGGMRLALDDLEVHGVTIPSGSVVYALANTANRDPDVFPDPHRIDFTRGARNHVAFGFGPHQCLGQNVARLELEIVLDALIRRVPTLRLAVPVSELRFKTLGNYGLYELPVEW